A DNA window from Ostrea edulis chromosome 5, xbOstEdul1.1, whole genome shotgun sequence contains the following coding sequences:
- the LOC125649361 gene encoding putative amine oxidase [copper-containing] isoform X2: MRRRSRERNSDSDMDNSHESAPLSKTKEDKPKIHDEEKSEKHRRTIGRFRIMVFALGIFILLLLIIVIVVAVMKKVETIPPCSSGQSVDISEPDNPSIFHDLTSKEVKGMMEFLYKQKDLNLTRPDKIEVKTSYIFTAELHLPEKADAVSFLASGTGQRPPRQARVIIFRGDLLIPKIMEIVVTPLPNPTHYTIWKDDIPFGYRPVTGPDYGGALGSITLETDKKARQLLLESFGGALTNCGDTCLTYKYITPVSSAISGRNRRQYWFWMSQFVEFYILHPVDFAVLVDMDDPSYPIEKVWYNEHTFDTLDSLVKQYNEDKVLKKPLLFPNLSETLFSTLHRRGTEFPKTSQRPPISIEPDGRRYSVKGQHVKYMNWEFDFRMSTTRGPQLYDIRFQNNRIVYELALQEISVFYSGYKPTQMFSNYFDSSAMIGPQDKGLVPGVDCPSHATFAHASHVLESSEKLITFKNAFCLFEINTGTPLRTHHSFSPFHGSFYEGMPNSVLILRAVLTVVNYSYLVDFIFYQTGAIEVKTVSTGYILSTPFTANAPNFGVQVSDNINGNLHHHMFSYKVDLDIEGAMNRYRTLNISTVASANQFNPDPNAKIVQGQFLVSEKTTESEAAYKFNFDTPKYHLFYNNLKRNKFGVPRSYRLLSRGMSKQLLPEGLGNEPAMAWMRYQMAVTMRKEHERISSSIYSGLDAKDPVVNFDHFLKDDDKIVDEDLVAWVSLGVQHIPHSEDLPVTHTPGMDLSFFLLPYNYFTEDPAMGSRDSVRIEPNIYNNPKSGVKVSGFDNEDLQCKPPVNNYQQAVEADPSILFETQEGQGTSI, encoded by the exons ATGAGGAGGAGAAGCCGTGAAAG AAATTCGGACTCAGACATGGACAACAGCCATGAATCCGCTCCTTTAAGCAAAACAAAAGAAGACAAACCAAAAATTCATGATGAAGAAAAAAGTGAGAAACACAGAAGAACCATTGGACGATTCCGCATCATGGTGTTTGCCTTGGGAATTTTTATACTCCTTCTTCTGATCATTGTTATAGTGGTGGCAGTCATGAAGAAAGTGGAGACAATCCCACCTTGTTCGTCAGGTCAGAGCGTGGATATATCGGAACCAGATAATCCCTCTATATTCCACGATTTAACTTCTAAGGAGGTAAAAGGGATGATGGAATTTCTATACAAACAAAAAGATCTCAACTTGACAAGGCCAGATAAAATCGAAGTGAAAACGTCGTACATTTTTACAGCAGAACTCCATCTTCCAGAAAAGGCTGATGCCGTTTCTTTCCTTGCAAGTGGCACGGGCCAGAGACCACCTAGACAAGCAAGAGTGATAATTTTTCGTGGAGATTTACTCATACCAAAAATTATGGAGATAGTTGTCACTCCGCTTCCCAATCCTACGCATTACACGATTTGGAAGGATGACATCCCTTTTGGGTATCGTCCGGTTACTGGTCCAGATTACGGTGGAGCTTTAGGAAGCATCACTTTGGAGACAGATAAAAAAGCACGCCAGCTTCTGTTGGAGAGTTTTGGCGGGGCACTTACGAACTGTGGTGATACTTGTCTTACCTATAAGTATATCACGCCTGTGTCGTCTGCAATCAGTGGTCGGAACAGACGACAGTATTGGTTCTGGATGTCTCAATTCGTAGAATTTTACATACTTCATCCTGTCGACTTTGCTGTTTTAGTCGATATGGACGATCCATCATATCCTATTGAGAAGGTATGGTACAATGAGCACACGTTTGATACTCTCGATTCTCTTGTTAAACAATACAATGAGGATAAGGTGCTAAAGAAACCCCTGCTATTTCCCAATTTGTCTGAGACCCTGTTCTCCACGTTACACAGACGAGGAACCGAGTTTCCGAAAACATCACAACGTCCACCGATTTCCATTGAACCAGACGGTCGAAGATACAGTGTAAAAGGTCAGCACGTGAAATACATGAATTGGGAGTTTGATTTCAGAATGTCTACTACTCGAGGCCCGCAACTTTACGACATTCGTTTTCAAAACAACCGAATTGTTTATGAACTTGCTCTACAGGAAATAAGTGTGTTTTATTCTGGTTATAAACCTACACAGATGTTTTCAAACTACTTTGATTCGAGTGCTATGATTGGTCCACAGGACAAAGGATTAGTTCCGGGTGTTGACTGCCCATCCCATGCCACGTTTGCGCACGCATCACATGTATTGGAATCCTCTGAAAAACTCATCACTTTCAAAAACGCATTTTGCCTTTTTGAAATCAACACTGGGACGCCTCTTCGAACGCATCATTCTTTCTCCCCCTTCCATGGCTCCTTTTATGAAGGGATGCCTAATTCTGTTCTTATCCTTAGAGCGGTCCTCACCGTGGTCAATTACAGCTACCTCGTGGACTTCATATTTTACCAAACGGGAGCGATAGAAGTTAAAACAGTGTCAACAGGTTACATACTCTCCACTCCTTTTACAGCCAACGCCCCAAATTTTGGAGTTCAAGTAAGCGACAACATCAACGGCAACCTTCACCACCATATGTTCAGCTACAAGGTAGATTTGGATATCGAGGGGGCGATGAATCGCTACAGAACGCTGAACATCTCCACAGTTGCCTCCGCCAATCAATTCAATCCAGACCCAAATGCAAAAATTGTTCAAGGACAGTTTCTGGTCTCTGAGAAAACGACGGAAAGCGAAGCTGCGTATAAGTTCAATTTTGATACCCCAAAGTATCacttattttataacaatttgAAAAGGAACAAGTTCGGCGTTCCTAGGTCCTACAGGCTTTTAAGCCGAGGAATGAGTAAACAGTTGTTGCCGGAGGGTCTAGGGAACGAACCGGCCATGGCCTGGATGCGCTATCAAATGGCGGTCACCATGCGAAAAGAACACGAAAGAATAAGCAGCTCCATTTATAGTGGGTTGGACGCCAAAGATCCTGTTGTCAATTTTGATCACTTCTTGAAAGACGACGATAAGATTGTTGATGAA GATTTGGTTGCCTGGGTGAGTTTGGGTGTTCAGCACATACCCCACTCAGAAGATCTTCCGGTGACCCACACACCGGGCATGGACCTCAGCTTCTTTCTTTTACCCTACAATTACTTCACAGAGGACCCTGCAATGGGGTCACGTGATTCCGTCAGAATAGAACCTAACATCTATAATAATCCAAAAAGTGGCGTTAAAGTATCTGGATTTGATAATGAagacttacagtgtaaaccccCGGTAAACAACTATCAACAAGCTGTCGAGGCGGATCCTAGTATTTTATTTGAAACTCAGGAGGGACAGGGCACTTCCATATAA
- the LOC125649361 gene encoding putative amine oxidase [copper-containing] isoform X3 — MDNSHESAPLSKTKEDKPKIHDEEKSEKHRRTIGRFRIMVFALGIFILLLLIIVIVVAVMKKVETIPPCSSGQSVDISEPDNPSIFHDLTSKEVKGMMEFLYKQKDLNLTRPDKIEVKTSYIFTAELHLPEKADAVSFLASGTGQRPPRQARVIIFRGDLLIPKIMEIVVTPLPNPTHYTIWKDDIPFGYRPVTGPDYGGALGSITLETDKKARQLLLESFGGALTNCGDTCLTYKYITPVSSAISGRNRRQYWFWMSQFVEFYILHPVDFAVLVDMDDPSYPIEKVWYNEHTFDTLDSLVKQYNEDKVLKKPLLFPNLSETLFSTLHRRGTEFPKTSQRPPISIEPDGRRYSVKGQHVKYMNWEFDFRMSTTRGPQLYDIRFQNNRIVYELALQEISVFYSGYKPTQMFSNYFDSSAMIGPQDKGLVPGVDCPSHATFAHASHVLESSEKLITFKNAFCLFEINTGTPLRTHHSFSPFHGSFYEGMPNSVLILRAVLTVVNYSYLVDFIFYQTGAIEVKTVSTGYILSTPFTANAPNFGVQVSDNINGNLHHHMFSYKVDLDIEGAMNRYRTLNISTVASANQFNPDPNAKIVQGQFLVSEKTTESEAAYKFNFDTPKYHLFYNNLKRNKFGVPRSYRLLSRGMSKQLLPEGLGNEPAMAWMRYQMAVTMRKEHERISSSIYSGLDAKDPVVNFDHFLKDDDKIVDEDLVAWVSLGVQHIPHSEDLPVTHTPGMDLSFFLLPYNYFTEDPAMGSRDSVRIEPNIYNNPKSGVKVSGFDNEDLQCKPPVNNYQQAVEADPSILFETQEGQGTSI; from the exons ATGGACAACAGCCATGAATCCGCTCCTTTAAGCAAAACAAAAGAAGACAAACCAAAAATTCATGATGAAGAAAAAAGTGAGAAACACAGAAGAACCATTGGACGATTCCGCATCATGGTGTTTGCCTTGGGAATTTTTATACTCCTTCTTCTGATCATTGTTATAGTGGTGGCAGTCATGAAGAAAGTGGAGACAATCCCACCTTGTTCGTCAGGTCAGAGCGTGGATATATCGGAACCAGATAATCCCTCTATATTCCACGATTTAACTTCTAAGGAGGTAAAAGGGATGATGGAATTTCTATACAAACAAAAAGATCTCAACTTGACAAGGCCAGATAAAATCGAAGTGAAAACGTCGTACATTTTTACAGCAGAACTCCATCTTCCAGAAAAGGCTGATGCCGTTTCTTTCCTTGCAAGTGGCACGGGCCAGAGACCACCTAGACAAGCAAGAGTGATAATTTTTCGTGGAGATTTACTCATACCAAAAATTATGGAGATAGTTGTCACTCCGCTTCCCAATCCTACGCATTACACGATTTGGAAGGATGACATCCCTTTTGGGTATCGTCCGGTTACTGGTCCAGATTACGGTGGAGCTTTAGGAAGCATCACTTTGGAGACAGATAAAAAAGCACGCCAGCTTCTGTTGGAGAGTTTTGGCGGGGCACTTACGAACTGTGGTGATACTTGTCTTACCTATAAGTATATCACGCCTGTGTCGTCTGCAATCAGTGGTCGGAACAGACGACAGTATTGGTTCTGGATGTCTCAATTCGTAGAATTTTACATACTTCATCCTGTCGACTTTGCTGTTTTAGTCGATATGGACGATCCATCATATCCTATTGAGAAGGTATGGTACAATGAGCACACGTTTGATACTCTCGATTCTCTTGTTAAACAATACAATGAGGATAAGGTGCTAAAGAAACCCCTGCTATTTCCCAATTTGTCTGAGACCCTGTTCTCCACGTTACACAGACGAGGAACCGAGTTTCCGAAAACATCACAACGTCCACCGATTTCCATTGAACCAGACGGTCGAAGATACAGTGTAAAAGGTCAGCACGTGAAATACATGAATTGGGAGTTTGATTTCAGAATGTCTACTACTCGAGGCCCGCAACTTTACGACATTCGTTTTCAAAACAACCGAATTGTTTATGAACTTGCTCTACAGGAAATAAGTGTGTTTTATTCTGGTTATAAACCTACACAGATGTTTTCAAACTACTTTGATTCGAGTGCTATGATTGGTCCACAGGACAAAGGATTAGTTCCGGGTGTTGACTGCCCATCCCATGCCACGTTTGCGCACGCATCACATGTATTGGAATCCTCTGAAAAACTCATCACTTTCAAAAACGCATTTTGCCTTTTTGAAATCAACACTGGGACGCCTCTTCGAACGCATCATTCTTTCTCCCCCTTCCATGGCTCCTTTTATGAAGGGATGCCTAATTCTGTTCTTATCCTTAGAGCGGTCCTCACCGTGGTCAATTACAGCTACCTCGTGGACTTCATATTTTACCAAACGGGAGCGATAGAAGTTAAAACAGTGTCAACAGGTTACATACTCTCCACTCCTTTTACAGCCAACGCCCCAAATTTTGGAGTTCAAGTAAGCGACAACATCAACGGCAACCTTCACCACCATATGTTCAGCTACAAGGTAGATTTGGATATCGAGGGGGCGATGAATCGCTACAGAACGCTGAACATCTCCACAGTTGCCTCCGCCAATCAATTCAATCCAGACCCAAATGCAAAAATTGTTCAAGGACAGTTTCTGGTCTCTGAGAAAACGACGGAAAGCGAAGCTGCGTATAAGTTCAATTTTGATACCCCAAAGTATCacttattttataacaatttgAAAAGGAACAAGTTCGGCGTTCCTAGGTCCTACAGGCTTTTAAGCCGAGGAATGAGTAAACAGTTGTTGCCGGAGGGTCTAGGGAACGAACCGGCCATGGCCTGGATGCGCTATCAAATGGCGGTCACCATGCGAAAAGAACACGAAAGAATAAGCAGCTCCATTTATAGTGGGTTGGACGCCAAAGATCCTGTTGTCAATTTTGATCACTTCTTGAAAGACGACGATAAGATTGTTGATGAA GATTTGGTTGCCTGGGTGAGTTTGGGTGTTCAGCACATACCCCACTCAGAAGATCTTCCGGTGACCCACACACCGGGCATGGACCTCAGCTTCTTTCTTTTACCCTACAATTACTTCACAGAGGACCCTGCAATGGGGTCACGTGATTCCGTCAGAATAGAACCTAACATCTATAATAATCCAAAAAGTGGCGTTAAAGTATCTGGATTTGATAATGAagacttacagtgtaaaccccCGGTAAACAACTATCAACAAGCTGTCGAGGCGGATCCTAGTATTTTATTTGAAACTCAGGAGGGACAGGGCACTTCCATATAA
- the LOC125649374 gene encoding uncharacterized protein LOC125649374, giving the protein METTDSEAICRLFHSYDFEGDLDFQSGCKTILQHLDQETTENTLQTKLFYFSRKFGKLTLSDYKRWLRNTEKRQTDQRLTDSEQRKMHINHKSTETSIDEFMFNIDKTKKAGICHSDECNDPTRDGTASNELCGQFNSQTDINKVLSEDINNVLSEKEDGKVSDFGQVVEMISKGLPLPDVTELGIRPLDVEPTTARMERKTKPWEQG; this is encoded by the exons ATGGAAACGACTGATTCAGAAGCTATTTGCAGGCTATTTCACAGCTACGATTTTGAGGGTGATCTCGATTTTCAGTCTGGGTGTAAAACTATACTCCAACACTTGGATCAGGAGACAACAGAAAATACATTACAAACAAAGCtgttctatttttcaag GAAGTTCGGGAAACTTACGCTAAGTGATTATAAGAGATGGCTGAGAAATACCGAGAAGAGGCAGACAG atCAAAGGTTAACAGATTCTGAACAAAGGAAAATGCATATAAATCACAAATCCACAGAAACAAGTATTGATGAGTTCATGTTTAATATCGATAAAACAAAGAAGGCTGGGATATGTCACAGTGACGAGTGTAATGATCCCACACGGGATGGTACCGCCAGTAACGAGTTGTGTGGCCAATTTAACTCCCAAACAGACATCAATAAAGTATTGTCAGAGGACATCAACAATGTGTTGTCAGAAAAAGAAGACGGGAAAGTTTCTGATTTTGGTCAGGTCGTGGAAATGATTTCGAAAGGTCTGCCATTACCGGATGTAACTGAGCTAGGTATTAGACCTTTAGATGTTGAACCCACAACTGCCAGAATGGAACGGAAGACGAAACCATGGGAACAAGGATGA
- the LOC125649361 gene encoding putative amine oxidase [copper-containing] isoform X1 — protein sequence MDYANKGSFTTTLSIFDKCTRTFVHPRSFTDITSRPRNSDSDMDNSHESAPLSKTKEDKPKIHDEEKSEKHRRTIGRFRIMVFALGIFILLLLIIVIVVAVMKKVETIPPCSSGQSVDISEPDNPSIFHDLTSKEVKGMMEFLYKQKDLNLTRPDKIEVKTSYIFTAELHLPEKADAVSFLASGTGQRPPRQARVIIFRGDLLIPKIMEIVVTPLPNPTHYTIWKDDIPFGYRPVTGPDYGGALGSITLETDKKARQLLLESFGGALTNCGDTCLTYKYITPVSSAISGRNRRQYWFWMSQFVEFYILHPVDFAVLVDMDDPSYPIEKVWYNEHTFDTLDSLVKQYNEDKVLKKPLLFPNLSETLFSTLHRRGTEFPKTSQRPPISIEPDGRRYSVKGQHVKYMNWEFDFRMSTTRGPQLYDIRFQNNRIVYELALQEISVFYSGYKPTQMFSNYFDSSAMIGPQDKGLVPGVDCPSHATFAHASHVLESSEKLITFKNAFCLFEINTGTPLRTHHSFSPFHGSFYEGMPNSVLILRAVLTVVNYSYLVDFIFYQTGAIEVKTVSTGYILSTPFTANAPNFGVQVSDNINGNLHHHMFSYKVDLDIEGAMNRYRTLNISTVASANQFNPDPNAKIVQGQFLVSEKTTESEAAYKFNFDTPKYHLFYNNLKRNKFGVPRSYRLLSRGMSKQLLPEGLGNEPAMAWMRYQMAVTMRKEHERISSSIYSGLDAKDPVVNFDHFLKDDDKIVDEDLVAWVSLGVQHIPHSEDLPVTHTPGMDLSFFLLPYNYFTEDPAMGSRDSVRIEPNIYNNPKSGVKVSGFDNEDLQCKPPVNNYQQAVEADPSILFETQEGQGTSI from the exons atggattatgctaataaagggagttttactactactttgagtattttcgacaagtgtacacgtacatttgtacatcctcggtcctttacagatattacgagtagacccag AAATTCGGACTCAGACATGGACAACAGCCATGAATCCGCTCCTTTAAGCAAAACAAAAGAAGACAAACCAAAAATTCATGATGAAGAAAAAAGTGAGAAACACAGAAGAACCATTGGACGATTCCGCATCATGGTGTTTGCCTTGGGAATTTTTATACTCCTTCTTCTGATCATTGTTATAGTGGTGGCAGTCATGAAGAAAGTGGAGACAATCCCACCTTGTTCGTCAGGTCAGAGCGTGGATATATCGGAACCAGATAATCCCTCTATATTCCACGATTTAACTTCTAAGGAGGTAAAAGGGATGATGGAATTTCTATACAAACAAAAAGATCTCAACTTGACAAGGCCAGATAAAATCGAAGTGAAAACGTCGTACATTTTTACAGCAGAACTCCATCTTCCAGAAAAGGCTGATGCCGTTTCTTTCCTTGCAAGTGGCACGGGCCAGAGACCACCTAGACAAGCAAGAGTGATAATTTTTCGTGGAGATTTACTCATACCAAAAATTATGGAGATAGTTGTCACTCCGCTTCCCAATCCTACGCATTACACGATTTGGAAGGATGACATCCCTTTTGGGTATCGTCCGGTTACTGGTCCAGATTACGGTGGAGCTTTAGGAAGCATCACTTTGGAGACAGATAAAAAAGCACGCCAGCTTCTGTTGGAGAGTTTTGGCGGGGCACTTACGAACTGTGGTGATACTTGTCTTACCTATAAGTATATCACGCCTGTGTCGTCTGCAATCAGTGGTCGGAACAGACGACAGTATTGGTTCTGGATGTCTCAATTCGTAGAATTTTACATACTTCATCCTGTCGACTTTGCTGTTTTAGTCGATATGGACGATCCATCATATCCTATTGAGAAGGTATGGTACAATGAGCACACGTTTGATACTCTCGATTCTCTTGTTAAACAATACAATGAGGATAAGGTGCTAAAGAAACCCCTGCTATTTCCCAATTTGTCTGAGACCCTGTTCTCCACGTTACACAGACGAGGAACCGAGTTTCCGAAAACATCACAACGTCCACCGATTTCCATTGAACCAGACGGTCGAAGATACAGTGTAAAAGGTCAGCACGTGAAATACATGAATTGGGAGTTTGATTTCAGAATGTCTACTACTCGAGGCCCGCAACTTTACGACATTCGTTTTCAAAACAACCGAATTGTTTATGAACTTGCTCTACAGGAAATAAGTGTGTTTTATTCTGGTTATAAACCTACACAGATGTTTTCAAACTACTTTGATTCGAGTGCTATGATTGGTCCACAGGACAAAGGATTAGTTCCGGGTGTTGACTGCCCATCCCATGCCACGTTTGCGCACGCATCACATGTATTGGAATCCTCTGAAAAACTCATCACTTTCAAAAACGCATTTTGCCTTTTTGAAATCAACACTGGGACGCCTCTTCGAACGCATCATTCTTTCTCCCCCTTCCATGGCTCCTTTTATGAAGGGATGCCTAATTCTGTTCTTATCCTTAGAGCGGTCCTCACCGTGGTCAATTACAGCTACCTCGTGGACTTCATATTTTACCAAACGGGAGCGATAGAAGTTAAAACAGTGTCAACAGGTTACATACTCTCCACTCCTTTTACAGCCAACGCCCCAAATTTTGGAGTTCAAGTAAGCGACAACATCAACGGCAACCTTCACCACCATATGTTCAGCTACAAGGTAGATTTGGATATCGAGGGGGCGATGAATCGCTACAGAACGCTGAACATCTCCACAGTTGCCTCCGCCAATCAATTCAATCCAGACCCAAATGCAAAAATTGTTCAAGGACAGTTTCTGGTCTCTGAGAAAACGACGGAAAGCGAAGCTGCGTATAAGTTCAATTTTGATACCCCAAAGTATCacttattttataacaatttgAAAAGGAACAAGTTCGGCGTTCCTAGGTCCTACAGGCTTTTAAGCCGAGGAATGAGTAAACAGTTGTTGCCGGAGGGTCTAGGGAACGAACCGGCCATGGCCTGGATGCGCTATCAAATGGCGGTCACCATGCGAAAAGAACACGAAAGAATAAGCAGCTCCATTTATAGTGGGTTGGACGCCAAAGATCCTGTTGTCAATTTTGATCACTTCTTGAAAGACGACGATAAGATTGTTGATGAA GATTTGGTTGCCTGGGTGAGTTTGGGTGTTCAGCACATACCCCACTCAGAAGATCTTCCGGTGACCCACACACCGGGCATGGACCTCAGCTTCTTTCTTTTACCCTACAATTACTTCACAGAGGACCCTGCAATGGGGTCACGTGATTCCGTCAGAATAGAACCTAACATCTATAATAATCCAAAAAGTGGCGTTAAAGTATCTGGATTTGATAATGAagacttacagtgtaaaccccCGGTAAACAACTATCAACAAGCTGTCGAGGCGGATCCTAGTATTTTATTTGAAACTCAGGAGGGACAGGGCACTTCCATATAA